Within the Bradyrhizobium ottawaense genome, the region ACGGGCGGTTCTGCTTCAACCGCCCGTTCGCACATTCTGCCAGTTTTTGCCGACACAAGGGGCGTTGGCCATCGTCGCGAACGAGGGGCGGGGAGCGGTGGACGTGAGGCAGCGACTGACGAGCGCGGCACTTGCGTACGGCGAAATCGTTTGGGTCCGACGCCCCGGTGCTGGCGTCAAGTTGGCGGAAGCGAAAGCTGAAGCTGATGATGGTGGCAAGAAAGCCGGTCACCAGGACGATCTCGTATAAGCCGTAAAGCCATTGCGCAGGGAAGGCCGGGTGTTCTCCGCTGAACCTGTATGCTCGTGTGCAGCATTCCTTGATGCACATTGCACGCGAGACCGCGGGTGCAGCGCGCATCCGGTCTTCCCTGCGCCCTCTGATTTCGAGGGCAAGGTTTTCTTGCAAAACTCCGGGCGCACCGCGCCGCGAGAATGCAGACGCTTACCCTCCCCTGGTGGGGTCCGAGACGAGCGAAGCTCGCTCGTGGGTCGACGTCGCGAACAGTGCCCGAGTGGAGAGATCACCCCACCCCGTCGAGCATTGCGCTTCGCTTCATGCTCGCCGACCCTCCCCCTCCAGGGGAGGGTGAAGCAAGGCGAGAAACGATGGCTCTACAGCATCCCCGACTCTTCCTCCTCCGCCTGCTCGATCAACGCCTCGCTGACGATCACGGTCCGTCGCGGCACGATGAAGATCATGGTCGAGGCGCAGGCGATCGAGATGACGAAGATCGCGGCCGTCAGCGGCAGCGTGGTGGTGGAGTGGCCGCCAAGATAGGCGCCGAATTGCGAGACCAGGGCGCCTACGCCCTGTTGCAGGAATCCCATGGCGCCGGAGGCGGTGCCGGCGGCTTCGGGGCGGACGCTGATGGCGCCGGCCGCGGAATTCGCCATCACGAAGGCATTGGCGACCATCACGATCATCTGGGTGCCGAACAGGATCGACGGCGCCTGGTTGATCCCGGTGACGCTCCAGACGACGTTGAGCAGGCTGCCGCCGAGCTGCAGCGCCAGTCCGAACCAGATCAGCCGTTCCAGCGCGTGGCGCGGCGCGAAACGCACGCAGAACAGATTGCCGACCAGATAGGCAAATGCCGTGGTCGCAAACCACGCGCCATATTCGGCGCTGTTGCGGCCCATCTGCGTCACCACGATGTAGGGCCCGCCGCCGGCAAAGGCGAAGATGATCTGCGACGCCAGCACCTGGCACAGCACATAGCCGATGAAGGCGCGGCTTCGGATCAGGCTGCCGACGTCGCCGCGAAAGCTGGAGCCGTCGATGCGGTTGCGGCGGGTTTCCGGCAGCATGAATGCGATCATGATCGTGATCGTCAGCGACGCCGCGGTGATCAGATAGAAGATCGCGCGCCAGCCGAACGCGGTTTCCAACAGGCCGCCGGTCAGCGGCGACAGCATCTGCGCGATCATCATGACCGCGATGACGAGGCTGATCATGGAAGAGATGCGGTCGCGGCTGTAGAGATCGCGGATGATGGCGCGGCTCACCACCATGCCGGAAGCGCCGCCGAGCGCCTGCAGGAAGCGGGCGGCGATCAGTTGTGGCAGCGTCTCGGCGAAAATGCAGGCCGCACTGGCGGCGACCATCAGGCCGATGCCGCCCAGCAGCACCGGGCGGCGGCCGAACCGGTCGGACAACGGTCCCATGATGATCTGCGAGCAGGCGATGCCGACCATAAAGAGCGACACCGTCATCTGTGCGACGGAGATGTCGCGGCCGAACGTGGTCGCCAGTACCGGCAGCGCCGGCACCAGCATGTACAGCGAGATCGGCGCCACGCCCGTCATCAGGACGAGCAGCAGCAGCATGGTCCGGGAATTCGCGGGGCCGCCTGCCTCCGTCGTAGCGCCAGGCGGCTGGCCCATCACGCCATGCATTCAGGTCTGATCCTCTGTGTGGTCAGAACTGTAGCGTTATCGCCGTGGGCGAATACGGCCGTTTCGGCATGCGGGTATGCTGATTTGGGGAGGCGAGGGACGATGTTTCGCCCTGCGCAACATATGCCGATGTCATCACCCGCGAAGGCGGGTGATCCAGTATTCCAGAGGCAGTAGTGATTCAGATCGATAGGCCGCGGCGTACTGGGTCCCCTGCCTTCGTGTTTGGTCCCGGAAGATTGGTTGGACGGAATCGGTGTAGAACGAGGCGTGGCCTTTATCAGGGAGCGCCTCGAGTCATGGAACTGAACCTGCACGCCAATGCTACGACGACGCCAAAGACGCGCGGCTACATCCAGCGCAGCAGGAAATCAGTCGTCCAATTGGCCGCGGAACTCGGGGTTAGCGAGACCACCATTCGTCGCTGGCGCGGACGAACGACGGTCGCGGACCGCTCGCATCAGCCGCGCAACCTGACGACCAGCCTGTCGGCTGTGGAAGAGAGGGCGGTTTGCGAGCTGCGGACGTCGCTGCAATTGCCGCTGGATGACATCGTCGAGGTGATGCAGCGCTGCATTAATGCCAAGCTATCCCGCAGCGCCATCCACCGCTGTCTGCAGCGAAATGGGATTAGTCGGCGTCCCAAGCCGGACAAGCCAAAGGCCGGCGTCTTCGAGACCGCCAGTGTTGGGTTCATCCATATCGACCTCAAGCATCTGCCGGCCCTGCAGCGTCGCACGAGTTATGCCTTTGTCGCCATCGATCGCGCCACTCGCTACGTCTATGTCGAGATCCACTCCAGGCGGGACAGCGAGACTGCGGCCGGCTTCCTCCAGCGCTTCCTGGCCCACTTCCCGCATGATGTTCACACCATCCTGACCGACAATGGCGCCGAGTTCACCGACCGTTTCGCCGTCGACAAGAAGAACAAGCCGCCCGGTCGGCCTTCCGGCAGTCATCCCTTTGATCGGCTCTGCAAGCAACACGGCATCGACCATCGCCTGACCAAGCCCTACCACCCGCAGACCAACGGTTTGGTCGAGCGCTTCAATCGCCGCATCGCCGAAGCCATCGGCCGCGAGGAAAAGCGCGGCAGCGCCCGCCGCACATTCGCCGACCATGCCGATCGCGACGCCTTCCTCGGCAAGTTCGTCCACGATTACAATCGAACCCGCCTCAAATGCCTTGGATACAAGGCCCCCATCCAGGCCCTCACCAATCTTCCGGGACCAAACACCTTCGCAGGGGACGACAGATCCCTAAATCACCAACAGCGCCGCCGTCGCTTCATCCAGCCACAGCTTCGTCGCGTTGTCGTCGAGATGCGGGCGCACCTCGCGGTTAACGCGGCTGTGGTAGTCGTTGAGCCATTTCAGTTCCGTCGGGCTCAACATCGCCACGTCGATCAGGCGGCGATCGATCGGCGCCAGGGTCAGCGTCTCGAAGGCGTTCACCGGCTTCTCGGCACCGACGATATCGGCGCCGACGACGAGTTCCAGGTTCTCGATCCGGATGCCGTAGGCGTCGGTCTTGTAGTAGCCGGGCTCGTTCGACAGGATCATGCCGCGCTTCAGCGGCGTGGTGCCGAGTTTCGAAATCCGCGCCGGGCCTTCGTGGACCGACAGATAGCTGCCGACGCCGTGGCCGGTG harbors:
- a CDS encoding multidrug effflux MFS transporter; its protein translation is MHGVMGQPPGATTEAGGPANSRTMLLLLVLMTGVAPISLYMLVPALPVLATTFGRDISVAQMTVSLFMVGIACSQIIMGPLSDRFGRRPVLLGGIGLMVAASAACIFAETLPQLIAARFLQALGGASGMVVSRAIIRDLYSRDRISSMISLVIAVMMIAQMLSPLTGGLLETAFGWRAIFYLITAASLTITIMIAFMLPETRRNRIDGSSFRGDVGSLIRSRAFIGYVLCQVLASQIIFAFAGGGPYIVVTQMGRNSAEYGAWFATTAFAYLVGNLFCVRFAPRHALERLIWFGLALQLGGSLLNVVWSVTGINQAPSILFGTQMIVMVANAFVMANSAAGAISVRPEAAGTASGAMGFLQQGVGALVSQFGAYLGGHSTTTLPLTAAIFVISIACASTMIFIVPRRTVIVSEALIEQAEEEESGML